The nucleotide sequence CTGCAAGTCACGAACGAGGTCCGCGACCGGGATATCGGAGAGTTCGCGAATCACGTCGCGTCCACGCGTGAGCAGGGCGAGAATCGCGGCGTCATCGACGTACGGCTCGGCGTAGGCGTTCCGGTCGAGGCGGGACAGCACCCGCATCCTCGTCGCGGCGAGGCTGTAAAGCACGGCAAGTGCGTGCCTGGACGCCGGTGTCGGGACAGCCCGCACCACCTGTCCCACAATCAGCTCACTGCGCCGCGAGAGTGCGTGCCGCCACAAAGCCGGAATTCCGGAAATACCCGGCATATCAGCGAGGACCACACGATCAACGAGGTCCGGGCGCCGCGACGCCACGAGGAGGGACACCACGGCACCCATCGAATTGCCGACAAGGCTCACTCTTCCGGGGCCGCCGCGCCGCTCGATGACCGAGGTGACAATCTCCTCGTAGGTATCGAAAAGCGGCGACGGCCAGAAGCGAGATCTACCGAAACCCGGGAAGTCGAGCGCGACCACTCGGGCCTGCGCCGCGAACTGCGGCATGACCTTGTTCC is from Hoyosella subflava DQS3-9A1 and encodes:
- a CDS encoding alpha/beta fold hydrolase; the protein is MTANLTEVHTIERGKGDDLVLLLHGFSDNADTWNKVMPQFAAQARVVALDFPGFGRSRFWPSPLFDTYEEIVTSVIERRGGPGRVSLVGNSMGAVVSLLVASRRPDLVDRVVLADMPGISGIPALWRHALSRRSELIVGQVVRAVPTPASRHALAVLYSLAATRMRVLSRLDRNAYAEPYVDDAAILALLTRGRDVIRELSDIPVADLVRDLQVPNLLVWGRNDLLTPSRSVRSLQQGEHSRVEVIDRCGHCPQQDRPTKFVSIVQPFLAGS